The nucleotide window CAGTATAAAAGTTTACATTCAATAATAAGAAAAAGAAAAAAGGAAACTATTACAGATTCCTTTTTTTAATATATCTTAAACCAGAAAAATGGTAAAACCTTTAAACCTTTGTTAGGGGCAAAGATTTAAAGAAAAGTTTAGCTTACTAATACTCTTACATAAATGGAATATATAGTAAATTGATAATGTTTATACTGAATATTATTAATATTAAGTATATTAAATTCTTATTAATTTCAACTAATAAATTTTATATTCTTCATTAAGAAAATGAATGTAAACTTTACTATATTAGTTTACATTCAAATCCTTGATTTTATTGGTTTTATCGCATTTAACTAATTTTGTTCAAAAACGCTAACAAAAGTATACATTCAAAACAGCGTAAATAAAGAAATTAGAACACCTGTAAACAAAAAAAAAAGCTAGATCGATGCTAGCTTTTTTAACAATTATAATTATCCATAAATATAAAATATTATTGTTGATTTTGTTTCTCTCTTTCACCTACAACCCAAGCTAAGAATAAAATAGAGCTAGTTACTAACACTGCTGTAAAAATTCCCATTAAACATTTCTCCTTTTTATAAACAGAATTAACCATATTATACCATGGTGGTAATACTTACAAAGACTTACTTATCCTATATAATTTTAGTTACCATAACACCACTTATCGGTAGTATCTCATTCTGTTCATTGATTAGAATGATAAGGTACTTTGCCCTTAGTCTACGAATTTTGAAGTTTGACTTGACCTATATTACCGACAAATTTCACATTTCAAAGGTATTTCGTTTTATCATGTATAATGTAAATTTAGGAACGTCAATTGGAGCATTAAGAGGAGCGTGAGGAACAATGTCTGATGGAACGCGGAATGGTATACAATCCGAGCCAGTCCCGGCTTTCCTAACCAAAGAAGTAGCAGAAATGTTAAGTATTAGCGAAAGCTATTTGCGTAAATGGTGTTTAGAGTTAGAAAAACATGAGTACATCTTTGTAAAAGTTCGTGATCCTAAAAGTAATCGCGAGTATCGAACCTTTACTTCAAAAGATATAAAAGCTTTGAAACAATTTCAAACACTTATGAAAGATGCCGGATATAACAAGACGGATGCTGCCAAAACCGTAGCAATAACCATAAATAATGAAAATTGGAACACGAGTGGAACGTCTCATGATCCAGTGGATTCCCAATCCTTGCTTATTACAAGAGATAAAGAAGTATTGGAACGCGAAAACAACACTAATTTGTTACGTGAATTGTTGCGTGAGGAACGCGAAGAAATAACAAAAGAACTTCAATCCATGAGAGAAGAACTACGACGAACTCAAGAAGAATTTCAAACATTGAAAGACGGTATACAAATATATCAAAAACACCATGAACAATTGTTGCAAGAAAGAGATGAACAACTATTATATAACATACGATCTATTCAAGAGACTAAACAACTAGTTGCTCCTACTACAGAAAATAAACATCCTTGGTGGAAATTCTGGAAATAAAACAAGCCTTGCTTATAAGCAAGGCTTGTTTTATTTCACATGTATTTGAACATCTTATTATGCTGTAGAATTCTTTTCTACAGCAGTTATAAAAATATACCCAAAGACTAAGGCAGCAATAAGATATATGTCTGTAGACATGATTAAAAAGTCGATATAGCTTGGTAACATCAAGATACCTGTACTGAAGTAAAGTAAAGGATAAAAAGCAATATACAGTGCTGGTATACCTACAAATATTAATTTTTCTATTTGGAAAGACCATCTTCCTACTTTCCTATTTTCTTTAAGAAAAGTCGGCAATCCAAGAAGTATTCCAATAGCGATGTATAACAAAGGAGTATAAATGAGATATGGAAACCTATTATACGTTGTAGCTCCATGCTCTTTTAACAAGCTTGAAGTACGTATAACGATGAAAAGTGATGTAAAGAAGACAACAGAATATAAAAAGTAACCAATGGCTCTTTTCAATGAAATAAAAATCCCTCCTTTTTTTAAAAGTTTAGGATTACATATTCCCCAGATTACAATTTATTCCTTTTCTCTTTAGAGCACAGTAACTCAACTACTTTTTTTATACAAGATTTTATACAGATTTTTGTACTAATACAGGACATTCGTAAGCCTGAAAACCTCCATCATCTCCACAATGTATAAAATCATGCATAGTATGATTAAAAGAAAAAAGCAAAATCCATTGATATACCAAGGATTTCACTTTTTATTTGCTACCGATAATTGGCGTTATGTTAACTGAATATGTATACGATATACAAGAAAAAATTTCTTTACCATCGCATTATTAAGATGGTAAAATTTAGAAAAAAGGGGTGAGGGTTATTTCGAATGTAATTAATAAGGTTGTATTTAAAAGAGCTATTAACTTTTTCATATTAGGGGTAGCACTAACAGTTATTGCAACCATAATAACTTTTATAATCAATCCAGATCTAAAAGAAACACTGGAAGGATTAGGAAATAGAATACCAGATCAAGTAAAGGAATCAACAGGTATAGAAAAGGCATGGGAATACATTGTTAATAATGGCTTTATCGTGCCTTTACAAATGTTTATATTAGCCTTGATTCCAATACAATTTTTATATGTTATACATATAATTTTAACTGCTTCACTTCTTGGGGTTTCTTTTGGAATTGCGTTACAAATTGGTTTTAAAAAAGGGTTTGTGATGATAATTTCATCCATCCCTCATTACCTTGTTGAAGTTTTCGCTTTGTGTTTATTTGCGGCTATTCTTTTTGAATTAAATAAATTTATTAGAATCAAATTAAAAATTATATTCAAAAAGGATAAAGAAAGAGTATCTCTTAATAAAAAGACTTTAGAAGTAATAAAAATTTATGCTATTTTAACTTTACCTATAATTATCGTTGCTGCATTCTTAGAAACTTACATAACTAATATCATATTTGATTTATTTTAGGAACTTTATATGCTTGATGAAAATTGAGATTTACCTAAACATAATACAAACTGTGCTTATAACTTCCAATAACACTAATTATGTGAATCTAAAAGCCCTCCAGTTAAGTGATCCGGAGGGCTTTTGGTAATCTCATAAATACATTGACTCCCGATAATAGGACGTTATGTTAACTCTCTATAAATAAATATTCATAGCATTTTTCACAATTTATTTATCTGTTTGTTTTTGCTTCTTTTTCAAATACTCCGCACGCAATTTTTCAATTTGCTGCTTTTTATCAAATTTGGCAGGCGTCTGTTTTTCATGAAACTTTGTCACAGCTACCTGACTTTTGTAATCCAATTGATATTTTCCCACTTTGTTCACCTACTTTTCTTGTCTTTAAAGAAAATCTATTCAACAAATATAATATACCTTTTTTTACTTAATGTAGTTTTATTCTGGCCTTTTGGTTTGAAATTTGCTTTTTGGCTAGAGTGCTGGCTCGTCGTGTGGGGGCGAAACCCCACGTATTACGTATCTATTTTTTGGATAAGAACTATCTTAGGACGAATGATCTAAGCGGTTCGGCTCGTATAATTGCTTGTCCAAGTCGAGAACCATTGCTTTGCTTTTTGTCTGTCGGCTTGGCGAGAAAAGCACACGAGCCGAAAAAAGTTTTGCAAGGACAGAATCAAAAAAAAAAGGCGTTAGCCTTTAGGTGAGGATGAACGAACCGCTTTTTTGATTCTGAGGGTGGAGATTTTTGAGTGTTTTTCTCAAAAATACGACCCGTTCCTTGCGGAACTTTTAGCCTTATATATAAGAGTGAGAAGAGCAAAGTAAAGAAAGTCAGTAATAGCAAGGGTTTATAGAAGAGAGGGTGTCAAAAAAAAGTGACACCGGTGTCAAAAAAAAGTGACACCTAAAAAAAGGTAAATAAAAACAAAAAAAAGAACGCAAGAAATTTTTTG belongs to Bacillus sp. DX3.1 and includes:
- a CDS encoding stage II sporulation protein M, translating into MRVISNVINKVVFKRAINFFILGVALTVIATIITFIINPDLKETLEGLGNRIPDQVKESTGIEKAWEYIVNNGFIVPLQMFILALIPIQFLYVIHIILTASLLGVSFGIALQIGFKKGFVMIISSIPHYLVEVFALCLFAAILFELNKFIRIKLKIIFKKDKERVSLNKKTLEVIKIYAILTLPIIIVAAFLETYITNIIFDLF
- a CDS encoding DUF3967 domain-containing protein — protein: MSDGTRNGIQSEPVPAFLTKEVAEMLSISESYLRKWCLELEKHEYIFVKVRDPKSNREYRTFTSKDIKALKQFQTLMKDAGYNKTDAAKTVAITINNENWNTSGTSHDPVDSQSLLITRDKEVLERENNTNLLRELLREEREEITKELQSMREELRRTQEEFQTLKDGIQIYQKHHEQLLQERDEQLLYNIRSIQETKQLVAPTTENKHPWWKFWK